The DNA region gattgttgaaatttgattcaacggctacaattattataacttttagagagcctcatgtttgtagttgttagatcaaatttcaacttcCTAGATCGCCTGCTTAGCAGGCTCAGTTTTAttggatctggagaggatctgGCTCCCCATTAACCATCGACTTCGCCACGTCATCTAAACGTATGTTGGCGACGTGCATGAAATAAATTACCACATTTATGGATATAAAATCCCATAAGATTTGAAATTTAACTTTTATGGGATTAAACAACAAACTCTACCATTAGAAAACCTTAAACCAATTAAAAATTGGTGATTAAAATGTGGAAAATAAGTtatgaaaagaattgttttgatttattgAATATCATGATAAAAGATAAATGTTCCCataagaatgtacccatgtacaATTATAGTAATTCACAAGAATGTACCTATATACAATTTCAACATTAAAACCCATATgcgacaacaacaaaaaaacaatgTTCCCATATAAACTCTTAATGTAAAAATTGATTAAAGGATAGAAAAATGGAAGCAAAccataagtgagaggtcttacgTTCGATTCTTGACAAATACgagtttgaaccatattattgctagcccattatgaggctaaacccaccattatccctttagtgtagataatatcgtttattaaaaaaaattacttaagGGTACATACTATATAAATCTTATAGGAAAAAGTTAtacatatatgggtacaaaatacTTTAGAAGAAAAAGTTTCATGTACACAATGAAATTAAAATTGCATTCATAGTAATATAATGGTCGTTTGTTATGGTTTTGCAATATGATCGTCTTGGAGAAAAAGTAAGTTCGAAATTTTGTTggcaaaatttaatttgaagatacatattcaatataataatgttgaatttgaatataaacataaatttgagtgagagaattttgggattttaagTTACAAACGTAATAATGTAAtagaaattataaattaaaatttgtaaaacaaataaaaagatgaCATAAAAGTATTTTACCAGTAAAATGTTGAGTTGAGATGTACAAAGTCAAGATACTAACTGAAGGACCAgaatcctctcctgagcagttcCCTAGGGATCCCGTAATCTTGTCTGTTCATTTTATATCGtgcagtcagttttcgttaggtactattcatatttgaattttaaaatttaaaatttaaataatttctaaccgcacgatatacgatgaacgaacatgaTTGCGGGATCCCTAAGATCCCTAGGGAACTACTCTGGTTCCTAACTGAAAACCAATAAGGTTTTAATGATCGGGAACtgaatcctaatttttttcaaaattttattcatCGAAATGTATGAAAGAGAGTGACTTTCATTTAATACATTTGGATGTTTGAGATATATCCGATGATAAAATTTATAGAATAAAATGAAGTTGCAACTATCAGTCATAAGTTACGTGTCATATGGTCTTCATAGGCCCGGAATTTCGGGAGAGTATAAACGCAGCACGTCAGGTATAATATTCCATCTGGATATGCGAATATCCTTTTCATGATCCGCATTTCGCCGCATGCTGCAGCTCTATCCGTGTTGTCGTAGGACAGTGGGCTGACGATTGCAGCACTTACTGAGTTGTTGGAATTACGTTTTTGCCACCCCTGTTTGGGGTGGTGACTTTTGATCAATTTAACGAAATTGCCCTTAGTTGATGAATGTCCGCTTTAGATGGGttcatattttctttgttttaacttttaggcAATGATTGGTTGCGTTCTAGACGACGTGAAAAACAGGTTCATATTTTCTTGgcttttttagtcaaaatgatcATTGAAATTTGTATAATTCCTTATTTTTGTTCTtaagatttcaaatcaataaaagtaatcATTGAGTTTGTCCattatcaatcattttgatcattctatGAAACATATCCATTAAATAAgggtaaaatgacaaaaatactctcaattttGTCAAACCATTTAGCCCATTGttcattaaattgagggtatttttgttattttagtccttatttaatataatttttcatagaaataccaaaatgattgatggtagacAAACTCATGGAcaatttctattgatttcaaatctcaaggaccaaagtgatgagttgtgcaaatctcaaagatcattttgactaaaaaatccattttcttttattcCCTTATGTGGGTTGtgaaggttctaaaagacgctaggcgctagttgggcggcgggctggggcctagcgcatAGGCGGACTAGatgaatttaagtaaatctattgtatttcgtgtaaataagtgtctgtttaaacttaaaatatatataatttcatcataaactataaaatagaatgacatacatattatgaagtattcgaacataatgaaaacatggggagcaaacatataatgtgtgtttatttaagtgctcaataagtctcttacaatttatcggaaacaataaaatgcaaaaggaaagttatctattttctatctaagtgagttgTAACCTAGGCAGGTGTTTAGGCGGGTTTGGGCGAGCTAGGTGGTCTATGCGGTTTAGGTGGGCGCCTCAGCACACTCAGTAAGTCTAGgagccatttcttaattttcaaatgcctaagCATTAATCGGGTGATGGCTAGCCGCCTAGAGCCTaggcggagatttttagaacagctTGTAAGATCACATTGTTCTATATCTTCTTCAAaagttaattgattttttagggTTAGAAAAAAAGGCTGAGTAACGTTCTAAAAGTTGATATGGAGttgcttaaatttttttaaagtttgggCGTTAATTGTGTTTGGTAGATAAAACAATTCTTTGTCCTTTTCAAAGTTATGGGTTCAAAATAGCAAAAAGCAACTTTACGCATATTTATCAAGAAGCGCTTTTTTATTGGACGTAGATGAATAATATCAATTAATGAAACTCTATATTGACAATCCTACCCATATctttttttttgctaaaaacACTTGTAGCACTATAATTTaccaaacatttgttttttttttcacagttgtTTATTCTCATAACACAATGCAaaagcaatttaaaaaaaaaaaaacaagtaactCTAAACTAGTCCTAGGTGTTTCAGAGGGTGGACACGGTTTCAATATGTGACTATCGATTGTAAAAAGTAATTTACTTAAGATAAAAGTTCGATTCGTTTGAAAAAATTGCAATGTGGCAATGAAGGTGACGAGGATGAAAATGAAATCCAACATTCactttgttttatttatgttcTCATATTGTATGTGTAAGACACAATCTAATTAAGAATTCCCAAGTAcgaataatatttaaaaaaaaaaaaagttacattgCAAATTCACTTTATAttgtgagaaaagaaaaagcaaccAATGTTTTTAAGAATTATTGTCAAactatgatttggaatctcggATTGATGTGTGTATGCCATTATTGCTTTTatagttattattattattattatttagtatGCCATTATTGCTTTTATaggtattattattattattattatttagtggTTATGTGGTATCCGTCTTAGATTCAATATTTAGTTTGAGGTGCATATAGTTTTAGTACATCTGCCTCTTCAAGTTGGATTTAATTggattttttaaagttttctcAGGATTATTTATAAATCTGTTTTGTTATTTTGTCATACCATTTGGCCCATTGTTCATTAAATTGAGtgtgtttttgttattttggtccttatttaatataatttttcatagaaataccaaaatgattgatggtggacaactcatagaccatttctattgatttcaaatgtcAAGGACCAAAGTAAtgggttatgcaaatcttatggaccattttgactaaaaaaaaactcattttcTTTATTCCCTTGTAAtgttctaaaagacgttagaCACTAGTCAAACGACGAGCTGGGGCCTAGCGCTTAGGCTGACTAggtgaatttaattaaatatactatatttcgtgtaaataagtgtcaatttatacttaaatatatataatttcatcataaactagaaaataaaatgacatatatattatgaagtattggaacataatgaaaacatggggagcaaacatataatgtgtgtttatttaagtgttaaataagtctcttacaatttattaaaaacaataaaatgcaaaaagaaagttatatattttttatctaAGTGAGTTGTAACCTAGGCAGATGTTTAAGCGGGTTTGGGCGGGCTAGGTGGTCTATGCGGTTTAGGCGAACACCTCAGCACACTCAGTAAGTCTAggcgtcatttcttaattttcaaatacttAGGCATTAATCAGGGTGGTAGCCAGCCGACTAGAGCCTAGGCGACGCTatgcggggatttttagaacagctTGTGAGATCACATTGTTCTATATCTTCTTCAAaagttaattgattttttagggTGAGAAAAAAAGGTTGAGTAACTTTCTAAAAGTTGATTTGGAgttgcttaattttttttttaaagtttgggCGTTAATTGTGTTTGCttaaattttccatttttcaaaCTATTCCCAATGTTAGTATTTTGCttcacaaaacttaaaaaaacattGTTAGAAAATCGATATTTTAATCTAATCtatataacaaaacaaaatttacaaacttaATGCAGAGATGAAGCTCATCGACTTAGCCAACTCTAATACGCTCAAATTTGCAAAGAATTTGTAATTAATGGAGACAAGAGTGTAAATCAAGAGTGCATTTTTGCTTACCATcatttagtgtggtgtatgctcaccattatatttatcaccgttagataagtttgaattttgagatttgttcaTATTCACTACACGAATTTCGAAATTCAAACTTATCTAACGatgataaataaaatagtaaacATACATCACACAAAATGATGGTGAGAAAAAATACTCCAGTAAATCAATGGAGTTGTCTAGACTCTAGAGCGCCAAAACAGACGGAACCAACTTATCAGCCCACACAGCGGTATTTTCGTCATCACAGATTCCCACGTGAGCTACCAAATccgaaaatccgaaaatccgaATACAGTGAAACAGTAACAAGAAGGGAAAGCGAGGGCAAATTCGGGATTCAACAACATAATATAGTATTACCACCAAGCTCACGTTGCTTGCTTTCTTTTGCGCGTTTTCTTTAAGAGCTCAAACTTCCACGGGATAAAAAACAGAGCATTTGAAGAAGGGGAGAAACACTGCAAATTCAAATACACAGAACAGTGCCGGCGAAGCTCGGATCTACTGATAGGTATGCTCCTCAGCTGTGTATTTTCATGTAATTTCCATCTgggtatttgtttgttttttttttcttttcaaattttatgaCCGTTTTTCTTCCTCTCAGTTATCTATCGATCCCTTTATTATTCTggattgttttttaaattttgggtttcaGAATATTGACTCTAATTATATCTAAGGAAGAAATTTGAGGAATGGGTTGTTGTTCAAATATCCAATTTTGTTGGGCAAAGGATAAAATTTTTGACCGTTTCGTTTCTCTTCTGTTCTTGTCGGTCAGAAGGTGGaaggttttcaattttccaGGAAAGGTCtttgaaaagagaaattaaTTAATGGGGTTTTTTCTGATTGTTGAAAAGATTGttacttttttgtttgtttattttaatttttaaactttttttctcCCTGTAATTCTGTGTAGTTTGAGGTGCATATTGTTTTAGTACATCTGCCTCTTCAAGTTGGATTTATTTGGATTTTTTGAAGTTTTCTCAGGATTATTTATAaatctgctttttttttttactgttccAATTGTTTAAATTTCTACTGGAATTGTGGCTACACTACTGAAGGTGTTTGACAAAAGTCTAGGGTTTGGGATTTCCTGCTGAATTAAAACTTTGTCAAGAATGTTTGGAAGTTGGGAATCATGGAATTGATAGATTTGAGCATGTTCCTCTCACTCAACAAATGTTGAAACTTTGGGCTATTTTATATGAATCTGTAGTTTATTAAATCATAGCAATTGGTAATTTCATTGGTTAAATTTCCTAATCTGAATATATTACTGGATTTTAAtagtttgtggttttttttttttggtttacaACTTACAAGTTTGTATGCTGCTTGACTcactctttcttgtttttttctcTCTATCTTGAAGGTTTTAGTGGATAAGAGGAGGTAGTAATCAATTACTTGGGTTCAATGTCAGAGCCGGAACCTGAGACAAGTTACAGCAATCCCCCGGGAATTCGGTTAGTAGAGCACATAAGGAGATCGCCCCTTTCCTACAAAACCCACCAAGCCATTGTTCTGGTTGTTACATTTGTAGCATATGCTAGCTACCACGCCGCTCGAAAAACCACGAGCGTGGTCAAGAGTACTCTTGATCCCCAATCTTCGGTTACGAGCTTAATGTCTTGGCCATGGAGGATGAGTTACTTAAGTAAGCCAGATCAAAGCAGAAGGTTTTCTCGGGTTCTTGGAGATGGATGGGCCCCATTTAATGGATCAGATGGCACAGCCTTGCTTGGTGAAGTAGACCTAGCTTTCCTGGCTGTGTATGCCATAGGAATGTACTTCTCCGGACACTTGGGTGATAGAACGAATTTACGAATCTTCCTAACAATCGGAATGGTGGGAGCAGGGGTGTTTACGGCAGCATTTGGAGTTGGATATTGGGCAAATATTCACACCTTCTATTACTTCCTCGGCGTTCAAATGCTTGCCGGTTTGTTCCAATCGACCGGATGGCCTTCAGTAGTTGCAGTTGTTGGTAATTGGtttgggaagaagaagagagggctGATTATGGGTATATGGAATGCTCACACTTCTATTGGGAATATTACAGGGTCTTTGGTTGCTTCAGCCCTACTGGGATACGGGTGGGGTTGGTCCTTTGTAGTTCCGGGTCTTATAATCGCTACTGTTGGTGTGGTGGTTTTTCTGTTCTTGCCTGTTAGTCCGGAGGATGTTGGAGCcagtgaagaagatgaattgcACTCTCCCAAGAAAATCGGGGAAGGAGTAACGGAACCATTGTTGGAACCAGAGGCAAAAGTGCAGGAGAGCGCTGTCGGGTTCATAGAAGCTTGGAAAATTCCCGGAGTGGCTCCTTTCGCTCTATGCCTCTTCTTTTCAAAACTGGTTGCTTATACATTTCTATACTGGCTTCCCTTCTACATTACAAACACAGGTACTTTAACTTGCTGTTTTGAATTTGTTGTTGTGTTAATTGCATTTCTCGATTTGCTTTTGTATATGTCATGATTCTTCATATCGATTCTTGTTATTGACTTGCATTACTTGTTTATACATGTTGCAGCTATTGACGGAAAGTATTTATCCAGTGAAGCAGCTGGTAACTTATCCACATTGTTCGATGTTGGAGGTGTTCTTGGGGGAATCCTTGCCGGCCATATGTCTGACCGCTTAGGTGCCAGAGCCATAACAGCTGCAAGTTTCATGTACTGTGCTATCCCTGCTCTCTTTTTCTACCGAAGCTATGGACACGTATCCATAACTGTGAACATTGTACTCATGTTCATCACCGGCATGTTTGTGAACGGGCCATATGCTCTAATAACAACAGCCGTCTCAGCTGATCTCGGAACACACAGCTCATTGCGTGGGAACTCGAGGGCATTGGCGACCGTGACAGCAATCATAGATGGAACAGGGTCCGTTGGGGCTGCCATTGGACCGTTGCTGACCGGCTACATTTCAGCCATAAGCTGGAGTGCAGTTTTCACAATGCTGATGGGAGCAGCTCTGATTGCAGGGCTGCTTCTGACTAGGCTTGTCGTGGCCGAAGTTGCTGCAAAGATTGAAGAATCAAGATCGCGAGGGTCTGCATCACGGCCTCAACCTGCAGCAATCGATGTGTGATAATTATAGAGAAGAAGAACCTGGTTTTTTAATGAAGAGGTGACGGTCCTCCATAGTCATAGGAAGTAGAGGTTTTTTCCTAAACCTTCTCCCCAGTTGTACCTCAAATTGAAGGGGAAGGGGAAGAAGGAAGGGTGTTGCGTCTTTGTATTATACGTTTGTACATTATTTGTACGTTTTGTGAAACTAATTACATCATGATTGGGGAGGATGACAAATTAAGTCATCCCGGAACCAAAAATTCCATTTGTTGGCTGCTTCTTTTATGTGCTTGAAAAACTGGTTAAGGAAACGTCTTTGCAGTAGTATCTGGTTGCTCAAACACCGAAAAGCATCCATATGTAGGGCGACAATGGTAGGGAAATGTTCTTCTCTTAGAACTTAGAAGACAACCGGAAAATATCACTATGACGGAGTTTTCAAGCTAATCAACGCAATATGTCCAACTTTTTCACATACTATTGCATAATTGACTTAAGATATCATCATAGTAGTAGCGTCCGATTGCGGCCGCAGAAATTGATTGTACGGGAAGGAGCTTTAGATCCTGAGGAGTAATAAGGACCACTCGAAGCTTGTGCTCCTTGCTGTGTGTGGGGAACCAAAGAAGCTTTTGGCATAGCTAAATGCTCACCACAGCCACAAGAACCTGAAATCCTTTGGGTTTTGGGAAAGGGAATGGTATGCAGGTAATCCATTTGCCATGCAACTACAAGAACGGTTGGCGGGAGATTATTGGTGCTAATATTATAGGCCCTCCTTAAAAGTCAGTCTTGACAATGACATTGAAGAAAAAGATGATGCATTTTTCATCTACTTTGAGTGTCGGATTCAAATACCCTcccttatttatttgtttgatggCAGACTTTTATATATAGAGAAATTTTTGTGGATATTGAAAATTCTGTTTTGTAGTGTTCTTATTTCAAGTATTATAATATGTGTAGACGATATAGTTATTAAgtcttattttttaaatttaataataaagaaatataTTTATACGTGTAGTGGAATACACGGTAGTGTTTTGGGTATACAAATAAAGTATAATGTTGCACAACCCCAATTTCCCTTATGCTCCCCTAGCTAGTAATATACTAAATGACCAGGGTAGTTCGGAAGTTCTTCTGCGAAAAGCATGTATGCTCACAAGTGTTTTGGAAGCACTTTCATTAGAATCACATCAAAACTTCTATACAAAGTCCAATTGTTCGTGTGGAAATCACATATGCTAATAAGCAAATACGAACTTAGTAACCACTTACACAGAAAGCACTTCTCAAGTGAAAAGTGCTTTAGCCCTTAAATGGAGAGAAAATTTATAAAAGGTTGGTGCATGCTTACAtggtaataaaaataataaacattGCTGGAGTCCATCCGTGACAATTGCGTCTCAATAATAGCGGTTTAGTGATTGCGACGGACAATTTTCCTTGGTATAGTGTTGTGTAACATGTTTGTTGCATTTCGAGAGATTTTTAAGTTTGCTAATAACACTGTTTGGCATATCAAGTATTATAATATAAGTGGTTAAATACTTAAAAAACAATTCCAACTACTTATACTATGATACCTAATATACCGAACTGTATTCCCGACATATTGAAAAATCTGCCCTTGCCTCGCCTAATAAACCACACGAATTCACCACAAATAAGATAGTGTCATACTGAATTCTCTGCAAATCGATTAATATTCAAGCACTAAGATTAAATTAATAACCTCTTTAACCATTTGTTGGCTGCTTCATTTTTGTGCTTGAAAAACTGGTTGAGGAAATTTCTTTGCTGAAGTATATGGTTGCCCAAACACTGAAAAGCATCCATTTGTAGGGTGACAATAATAGAGAAATGTTCTTCTCTTAGAAGATATCGGGAAATATAACTGTGATAGATTTTCAAACTAATCACGAAATGTGTTCAACCTTTTTCACCGGATAGTGCATAATTGGCTGACGAATTTTCAAACTAATCACAAAATGTGTCCAACTTTTTCACAGGATAGTGCATAATTGGTTTAAGATATCACCATTGTACCGTCCAGTTACGTAAAAAGATTGCCAccgctatatatatatataaatataaagaaGTTAACACaagatgttgatgtggcttaatcgTCACTGTTTAAATAGGAGAAGAGAGGGAGGGAAgggaagtaaaaaataaaaaaaaggaaagagaatCCTATTCCGAGGAAGCGTGTGTGCTCTGCTCTGTGTGGGGGGACCAAAGAAGCTTTTGGCATAACTAGATTCTCACCACAACTACAAGAACCAGAAATCCTTTGGGTTTTGGGAAAGGGAATGGTAGGCAGCCATTTGCCATGCAGCTACAAGAAGGGTTGGTGGGGGATTATTGGCGCTAGTAAGTCTTTTTATATTATACGCCCCAGTCTTGACAATGacttgaagaaaaagatgaTGCATTTTTCATCTACTTTTTGAGTGTCGCTATTTTTGGATTGAAATATGCTCCCTTATTTGTTTGATGTCAGCTATTTTGTAGTGTTATCATTTTACGTATTATAATATGAACAGACAATATAATTAATGtcacatttttaaaatttattaatgaaaaaatatatttacacGTGTGGGAGAATATGCAGTAGTGTTTTGGTTATATAAATAAAGTATAATGTTGCACAACCCCAATTCCCCTTATTCTCCCATAGCTAGTAATAAACTAATCTGATGCGGGTTGCTCGAAAGTTCTTCTGTGAAAAGTACTATGCTCACAAGCGTTTTGTCGAAAGCACTTTGATTAGATTTACATCAAAATTACACTCCAATTTTTATGTGGAAATCACATATAAGAATTTGAATACGAACTTAGCAGCGGCTTATGCAAAAAGCACTTCTCATGTGAAAACCGTTTTAGCCCTTTGAGAAAACACTGCCTAAAGGGATCGTTGACTTAAAAGGACAGAAAATTTATAAAAGGCTGGTGCATGATTACATGGCAATAAAAAGATTAACATTGCTGGATGCATAATCCATCCGTAACTATTGCATGATTTGCATCTCAATAATGGTGGTTTAGTGATGGCGACATACAATTTTCCTTGGTACGGTGCCGTGTTTTGATACGTTTTCTCACACATTTGTTGCCTTCAATATGCTTGGAACGCGGTCTGATACacatgtcataatacaagtggttgaatacttaagttttttttttccaactatttatattatgatatttgatgtaTCGACATATAAAAATTTTCTTGTTGCCTCAACTAACAAGCCACACAAATCGCAGAATTAACTCACGGATTAAACTTTAATCAAATCCGACTCCACTTTCTTATCCACCACAAATAAGACAGTGTCATACTGATTTCTCCGTAATTCGATTAAATATTCAGGCACTAAGATTAAATTAATAACCTCTTTAACCATTTACTAATCCGATTTATATGAACCACAAACTTAGCTGCATGATCATGTCGCAATTCAAGCACTACGATTAAATTAATAACCCTCTTTAAGTATTTACTAATGAGATTCAAAATGAATCTGAACCACGAACGATATAGAAGCCGATCATTTTATAAGTATTTTCCGACCAAATTTTGTCCGTGGCAATGGATAGCGATTTTCACACTTTCATTTTGTCCGTCTGCTAGAGTCGAGTAAACAAAAGCAACACGCGATCGGGGCCAATCAGATAAATCCATCAGCGGGCTGGGCCAACAAGGGTCATGTTGTTTTGGATGTTATCCAGCCCATTTAGGATGAAATACAACGGAAGGCCCAAGACTGCAGGAGTAACAGAAGAAAACTGCACCAGCAGGAAGAAGAAACACTAGCAGGAAGGATAAGAACAAGCAGAGAAACACAGCCA from Malus domestica chromosome 01, GDT2T_hap1 includes:
- the LOC139198034 gene encoding putative glycerol-3-phosphate transporter 1 — encoded protein: MSEPEPETSYSNPPGIRLVEHIRRSPLSYKTHQAIVLVVTFVAYASYHAARKTTSVVKSTLDPQSSVTSLMSWPWRMSYLSKPDQSRRFSRVLGDGWAPFNGSDGTALLGEVDLAFLAVYAIGMYFSGHLGDRTNLRIFLTIGMVGAGVFTAAFGVGYWANIHTFYYFLGVQMLAGLFQSTGWPSVVAVVGNWFGKKKRGLIMGIWNAHTSIGNITGSLVASALLGYGWGWSFVVPGLIIATVGVVVFLFLPVSPEDVGASEEDELHSPKKIGEGVTEPLLEPEAKVQESAVGFIEAWKIPGVAPFALCLFFSKLVAYTFLYWLPFYITNTAIDGKYLSSEAAGNLSTLFDVGGVLGGILAGHMSDRLGARAITAASFMYCAIPALFFYRSYGHVSITVNIVLMFITGMFVNGPYALITTAVSADLGTHSSLRGNSRALATVTAIIDGTGSVGAAIGPLLTGYISAISWSAVFTMLMGAALIAGLLLTRLVVAEVAAKIEESRSRGSASRPQPAAIDV